Proteins encoded in a region of the Campylobacter geochelonis genome:
- the cydB gene encoding cytochrome d ubiquinol oxidase subunit II — MYEMLQIYWWIVVSLLGGLLVFMMFVQGGQTLLECVTKNELEKDMIINSVGKKWELTFTTLVMFGGACFAAFPLFYATSFGGAYWVWLAILFCFIIQAVAYEYRKKPDNFLGQKTYEVFLFINGSLGVVLIGVAVSTFFSGSEFLLNEHNFVEWKSPFRGLEALANPLNYLLGIALFFQARVGGNLYLINNIDDSELRAKFRASLKKNAMFFVPFLVAFLLWIVLKDGYHVGDGGVVEMLKHKYLLNLLQMPLVFLMLLCGVVLALFGIYKGAFTASIKGIFPYGVGVVLVVMSVFLVVGLNDTAFYPSFYDLQSSLTIKNASSSLYTLKVMAFVSLLVPFVLAYIIYVWRLMDKRKLSADEVENDEHIY, encoded by the coding sequence ATGTATGAAATGCTACAAATTTATTGGTGGATTGTTGTAAGTTTACTTGGTGGGTTGCTTGTTTTTATGATGTTTGTTCAAGGCGGGCAGACTTTGCTAGAGTGCGTTACAAAAAACGAGCTTGAAAAAGATATGATAATTAACTCTGTTGGCAAAAAATGGGAGCTAACTTTTACTACGCTTGTGATGTTTGGCGGGGCGTGCTTTGCGGCATTTCCGCTTTTTTATGCGACAAGTTTTGGCGGGGCGTATTGGGTTTGGCTTGCGATACTTTTTTGTTTTATAATTCAAGCTGTTGCATATGAGTATAGAAAAAAACCAGATAACTTTTTAGGACAAAAAACATATGAAGTGTTTTTGTTTATCAACGGCTCGCTTGGCGTGGTTTTAATCGGTGTCGCGGTTTCAACATTTTTTAGCGGAAGTGAGTTTTTGCTAAATGAGCATAACTTTGTCGAGTGGAAAAGCCCATTTCGTGGGCTTGAAGCGCTTGCAAATCCGCTAAATTACCTACTTGGCATAGCCTTGTTTTTTCAAGCTAGAGTTGGTGGAAATTTATATCTTATAAATAACATCGATGATAGCGAGTTAAGGGCTAAATTTAGAGCAAGTTTAAAGAAAAATGCGATGTTTTTTGTGCCGTTTTTGGTAGCTTTTTTGCTTTGGATAGTGCTAAAAGATGGCTATCATGTAGGAGATGGCGGCGTTGTTGAGATGCTAAAACATAAGTATTTGCTAAATTTACTTCAAATGCCCCTTGTTTTTCTTATGCTTTTATGTGGCGTTGTTTTGGCGCTTTTTGGAATTTATAAAGGCGCTTTCACAGCCAGTATAAAAGGAATTTTTCCTTATGGCGTGGGAGTTGTTTTAGTCGTGATGAGCGTGTTTTTGGTTGTTGGGCTAAACGATACTGCGTTTTATCCATCATTTTATGATCTTCAAAGCTCACTAACTATAAAAAATGCAAGTTCAAGCCTTTATACGCTTAAAGTTATGGCTTTTGTTTCGCTTCTTGTGCCGTTTGTTTTGGCTTATATCATTTATGTTTGGCGATTAATGGATAAAAGAAAACTAAGCGCTGATGAAGTGGAAAATGACGAACATATTTACTAA
- a CDS encoding CTP synthase has protein sequence MAKKRETKYIFVTGGVLSSLGKGIAAASIATLLKNAGLKVSILKADPYINVDPGTMSPLEHGEVFVTDDGAETDLDLGHYERFLDESLSQNNNFTTGRVYSSVIEKERRGDYLGKTIQVIPHIVNEIVERIKKAGEGNDVLIVEIGGTVGDIEGLPFLEAIRAMRVELDKHHTMNVHLTLVPYIKAAGELKTKPTQHSVGELRRIGITPDMIICRSEMPLNRELKDKIAASCGVEKNCVIESYDSASIYQIPLLFLKQDILTPISEVLNLGELKVDMSNWDRLVKRVIAPTKEVKIAFVGKYVDLKESYKSLTEGLIHAGANLDTKVDIKWCDSERIDSENVEDTLKDVDGILVAGGFGSRGVDGKMQAIKFARERKIPYLGICLGMQLCVIEFARNVLGLKDANSIEFNENCKDPVIYLIDTFIDTNGKKQIRTYQSPLGGTMRLGAYDCNVKENSLLSTVYNGAKKIKERHRHRYEANPKYREELEKQGLLVSGESNGLIEVVELKDHPFFLGVQFHPEFTSRLTSPNPAILGFIDASLKHAR, from the coding sequence ATGGCTAAAAAACGAGAAACGAAGTATATCTTTGTTACAGGTGGCGTGCTTAGTTCCCTTGGCAAGGGCATTGCAGCGGCTAGTATAGCAACACTTTTAAAAAATGCAGGACTAAAAGTAAGCATTTTAAAGGCAGATCCATATATCAACGTAGATCCAGGCACGATGAGTCCGCTAGAGCATGGAGAGGTTTTTGTAACTGATGATGGAGCTGAGACTGATCTTGATTTAGGGCATTATGAGCGCTTTTTAGATGAGAGTTTAAGCCAAAACAACAACTTCACAACAGGCAGAGTTTATAGCTCAGTAATCGAGAAAGAAAGAAGAGGGGATTATCTAGGAAAGACTATCCAAGTTATCCCACATATAGTAAATGAGATAGTTGAACGCATTAAAAAAGCGGGCGAGGGCAATGACGTTTTAATCGTTGAAATCGGCGGAACGGTCGGAGATATCGAAGGCTTGCCATTTTTAGAAGCAATCAGAGCGATGAGGGTTGAACTAGATAAACATCATACTATGAACGTTCATCTAACTCTTGTGCCATATATCAAAGCAGCGGGCGAGTTAAAAACTAAACCAACCCAACACAGCGTTGGCGAGCTTCGCCGTATCGGCATAACTCCAGATATGATAATTTGTCGTTCTGAAATGCCACTAAACAGGGAGCTAAAAGATAAAATCGCAGCAAGTTGTGGCGTGGAGAAAAACTGCGTGATAGAAAGCTATGATAGCGCAAGTATCTATCAAATTCCACTTTTGTTTTTAAAACAAGATATCTTAACTCCGATTAGCGAAGTGCTAAATTTAGGTGAGTTAAAAGTAGATATGTCAAACTGGGATAGACTTGTAAAAAGGGTTATCGCCCCTACAAAAGAGGTTAAAATCGCCTTTGTTGGCAAATATGTTGATTTAAAAGAGAGCTATAAAAGCCTAACTGAAGGGCTAATTCACGCAGGGGCAAATTTAGACACAAAAGTCGATATAAAATGGTGCGATAGCGAGCGAATAGATAGCGAAAATGTCGAAGATACGCTAAAAGATGTTGATGGAATTTTAGTCGCTGGCGGTTTTGGAAGTAGGGGAGTTGATGGAAAAATGCAAGCGATTAAATTTGCAAGAGAACGCAAAATCCCATATCTTGGAATTTGCCTTGGAATGCAGCTTTGCGTTATAGAGTTTGCAAGAAATGTGCTTGGCTTAAAAGATGCAAACTCAATCGAATTTAACGAAAACTGCAAAGATCCAGTCATTTATCTAATCGATACATTCATCGATACAAATGGTAAAAAACAGATTAGAACCTACCAAAGCCCACTAGGTGGGACTATGAGACTTGGAGCGTATGATTGTAATGTAAAAGAAAATTCGCTTTTAAGCACAGTTTACAATGGTGCTAAAAAAATCAAAGAAAGACACAGACACAGGTACGAAGCAAACCCTAAATACAGAGAAGAGCTTGAAAAACAAGGGCTTTTGGTAAGTGGCGAAAGTAATGGCTTAATCGAAGTTGTTGAGTTAAAAGATCATCCGTTTTTTCTAGGTGTGCAGTTTCATCCAGAATTTACATCGCGTTTGACAAGTCCAAATCCAGCTATTTTGGGCTTTATCGACGCTTCGTTAAAACATGCTAGGTAA
- a CDS encoding flavocytochrome c, whose protein sequence is MKSRRDFLGTLALLSSAAIAPTSAFAIDEIKWDEEWDVLVVGSGFAGSSATCQALDEGAKTIMIDKMPVLGGNSAINGGAFAVVNSNYQKVRGIVDSYDLYVKDILKAGLGLNRMDLVEVIAKNGNDAYEWTLKKGVYYRDALGQFGGHSVPRTIWPEINSGGKITIPLQEYAMKHGATIRTRVILDDFIRDENGKIIGAKVRENHDFDFDKSKDEADNKSGDVKFYKINGGIVMATGGFSYDIKFRQEINKDVTPDLGCTNHYGATAQALKVMMKNGASTVDLKWIQLGPWGSPDEEGFGIAPVFAIPAFSYGVMVDARTGKRFVNELADRRIRSEAIFKIHKNPDGSLTHPIVICDSVGAQGTTKANVQRGIDKGVIRVFDTLEKLAKFYSIPYDGLKQTVDNYTKYAHAGKDEEFDKPFFKFKDMVPDLSKPPFYAWRAIPKVHHTMGGVKIDTNARVYDTNDKPIEGLFAAGEAVGGPHGASRLGSCAIPDCLVFGRIAGKNAATLAKKEKKC, encoded by the coding sequence ATGAAAAGTAGAAGAGATTTTTTAGGCACTCTTGCCTTGCTTAGCTCAGCAGCAATCGCACCAACAAGTGCTTTTGCTATAGATGAGATTAAATGGGATGAAGAGTGGGATGTGCTAGTTGTGGGTTCTGGTTTTGCTGGCTCTTCTGCAACCTGTCAAGCATTAGATGAGGGAGCAAAAACCATAATGATAGATAAAATGCCCGTCCTTGGCGGAAACTCAGCCATCAATGGCGGGGCATTTGCTGTTGTAAATTCTAACTATCAAAAAGTGCGAGGCATAGTAGATTCTTATGATCTTTATGTAAAAGATATCTTAAAAGCCGGTCTTGGACTAAATAGAATGGATTTAGTAGAAGTCATCGCAAAAAACGGAAATGACGCGTATGAATGGACTCTTAAAAAAGGCGTTTACTACCGCGATGCTTTAGGTCAATTTGGCGGACATAGTGTTCCAAGAACGATTTGGCCAGAGATAAACTCAGGCGGCAAGATTACAATCCCACTTCAAGAATACGCGATGAAGCATGGCGCGACTATTAGAACTCGCGTTATTTTAGATGATTTTATCCGCGATGAAAATGGCAAGATTATCGGCGCTAAAGTAAGAGAAAACCACGACTTTGATTTTGATAAAAGCAAAGATGAAGCAGATAACAAAAGCGGAGATGTTAAATTTTATAAAATTAACGGTGGCATAGTTATGGCAACTGGTGGGTTTTCATATGATATTAAATTCAGACAAGAGATAAACAAAGATGTAACTCCAGATCTTGGATGTACAAACCACTATGGAGCTACAGCTCAAGCGCTTAAAGTTATGATGAAAAATGGCGCATCAACGGTTGATTTAAAATGGATTCAGCTAGGCCCATGGGGAAGTCCTGATGAAGAGGGGTTTGGCATAGCTCCTGTTTTTGCGATACCTGCATTTTCATATGGAGTTATGGTTGATGCTAGAACTGGCAAGCGTTTTGTAAATGAGCTAGCCGATAGGCGAATTCGCTCTGAAGCTATTTTTAAAATTCATAAAAACCCAGATGGTAGTTTAACCCATCCGATTGTCATTTGCGATAGTGTAGGTGCGCAAGGCACAACAAAAGCAAATGTCCAAAGAGGAATTGATAAAGGCGTTATAAGAGTTTTTGATACTTTAGAAAAACTTGCAAAATTTTATAGCATTCCTTATGATGGACTAAAACAAACCGTAGACAACTACACAAAATACGCTCACGCTGGTAAAGATGAAGAGTTTGACAAGCCGTTTTTTAAATTTAAAGATATGGTGCCAGATCTTAGTAAACCGCCATTTTATGCGTGGCGTGCGATACCAAAGGTTCATCACACAATGGGTGGCGTTAAAATCGATACAAATGCTCGCGTATATGATACAAACGATAAACCAATCGAGGGGCTTTTTGCAGCTGGAGAGGCAGTTGGTGGGCCACATGGCGCTAGTAGACTAGGAAGCTGTGCGATACCTGATTGTCTTGTATTTGGAAGAATCGCAGGTAAAAATGCAGCTACTCTAGCAAAAAAGGAGAAAAAATGTTAA
- a CDS encoding DNA methyltransferase, with product MVNDLNLYDWKELDIDVNSLWLINERDKSGKHANVYHGNFIPQIPYQLISRYTKKDEIVLDTFLGSGTTLYECEKLDRKFIGFDINPKMIDYVNLQMNDSDKNKFDIFECDVRNKDKFSNF from the coding sequence ATGGTTAATGATTTAAATTTATACGATTGGAAAGAGTTAGATATTGATGTAAATAGCTTGTGGCTCATAAATGAACGTGATAAATCAGGAAAACATGCAAATGTCTATCATGGTAACTTTATACCACAAATTCCATATCAATTAATATCACGATACACAAAAAAAGATGAAATAGTTTTAGATACTTTTCTAGGAAGCGGAACGACGTTATACGAATGTGAAAAGCTTGATAGAAAATTTATAGGATTTGATATAAATCCAAAAATGATAGATTATGTAAATTTACAAATGAATGATAGTGATAAGAATAAATTTGACATTTTTGAGTGCGATGTAAGAAATAAAGATAAATTTAGTAATTTTTAA
- a CDS encoding cytochrome ubiquinol oxidase subunit I, translating to MESFVSVDYSRAQFALTALYHFLFVPLTLGLSFMIAFMESIYVATGNQQWKRITKFWLRLFAVNFAIGVATGIIMEFEFGTNWANYSWFVGDIFGAPLAIEGILAFFLEATFFAVMFFGWDRVSKRFHLLSTWLVAIGSNLSALWILIANGWMQYPVGTTFNPNTVRNEMSDFFEVALSPVGISKFIHTVGGGYVTSALFVLGISAFFMLKNRHFDMAKKSFIVAASFGVLSSLFVLFSGDESAYQVAQKQPMKLAAMEGLYKGEVNAGIVTMGILNPDKKIGDDKEPFLIKFEAPYALGIMATRGLNNFTPGIDDLVYGNAKFSVPSAQSRIDSGKIAINALSEFKKAKEAKDELAMQKAEQILQENMSNFGYGYLDKPESIVPPVALTFYSFHIMVALGSYFIVLFFVTLFLSMANDIERFKKILWLCVFSLPLGYVACEAGWIVAEVGRQPWAIQGLMPVGIAATNLASVNVAISFTLFAVLFTVLFIAEVKIMLKQIKIGF from the coding sequence ATGGAAAGTTTTGTTAGTGTGGATTACTCTAGAGCACAATTTGCCTTAACTGCACTTTATCACTTTTTGTTTGTTCCTCTTACTTTGGGACTTTCGTTTATGATAGCTTTTATGGAGAGCATTTATGTGGCTACTGGAAACCAGCAGTGGAAAAGGATAACTAAATTTTGGCTTAGACTTTTTGCAGTAAATTTTGCTATCGGCGTGGCAACTGGGATTATAATGGAATTTGAGTTTGGCACAAACTGGGCAAATTATAGCTGGTTTGTTGGTGATATTTTCGGCGCTCCTTTGGCTATAGAGGGGATTTTAGCTTTTTTCTTAGAGGCTACATTTTTTGCGGTGATGTTTTTTGGCTGGGATAGAGTTAGCAAGCGTTTTCACCTGCTTTCAACTTGGCTTGTTGCGATAGGTTCAAATTTAAGCGCACTTTGGATTTTGATAGCAAATGGCTGGATGCAATACCCCGTTGGCACAACTTTTAACCCAAATACAGTGCGAAATGAGATGAGTGATTTCTTTGAAGTGGCACTTTCTCCTGTTGGCATAAGCAAATTTATCCACACAGTTGGTGGCGGATACGTTACTTCAGCACTTTTCGTGCTTGGAATTTCTGCCTTTTTTATGCTTAAAAACAGGCATTTTGATATGGCGAAAAAAAGTTTTATAGTTGCTGCTAGTTTTGGAGTTTTAAGCTCACTTTTTGTTCTGTTTTCAGGCGATGAGAGCGCTTATCAAGTCGCACAAAAACAGCCTATGAAACTAGCTGCAATGGAGGGACTTTATAAAGGCGAAGTAAATGCTGGGATAGTTACGATGGGAATTTTAAACCCAGATAAAAAAATTGGCGATGATAAAGAGCCTTTTTTAATCAAATTTGAAGCTCCTTACGCACTTGGAATCATGGCAACAAGAGGGTTAAACAACTTCACTCCAGGAATTGATGACTTGGTTTATGGAAATGCTAAATTTAGCGTCCCATCAGCTCAAAGCAGAATCGATAGTGGTAAAATCGCCATTAACGCACTAAGCGAGTTTAAAAAAGCAAAAGAGGCAAAAGATGAACTTGCGATGCAAAAAGCAGAGCAAATTTTGCAAGAAAATATGTCAAATTTCGGCTATGGATATTTAGACAAGCCAGAAAGTATCGTGCCGCCAGTCGCACTTACGTTTTATAGTTTTCACATCATGGTTGCACTTGGCTCATACTTTATAGTCTTATTTTTCGTAACACTGTTTTTAAGTATGGCAAACGATATAGAACGCTTTAAAAAAATCCTTTGGCTTTGCGTTTTTAGTTTGCCGCTTGGTTATGTTGCGTGCGAGGCTGGTTGGATAGTGGCTGAAGTAGGGCGCCAACCTTGGGCGATACAAGGCTTAATGCCAGTTGGCATAGCGGCTACAAATTTAGCCAGTGTAAATGTCGCTATATCGTTTACGCTTTTTGCGGTTTTATTTACAGTGCTGTTTATCGCTGAGGTAAAAATCATGCTAAAACAGATAAAGATAGGATTTTAA
- a CDS encoding Opr family porin, whose product MKRSLALITLLASCAFADSQSIEEAFKNGKASGDVTVFYENRHINGGEKSVYYNNTSWAVGSVGLNYETDFYKNFKAVVGFRAAAPFYEGDRNYKTLHGTGDSTERIYENDRYLLSNLYLEYNAYDTSVKIGRQQMVTDWIGKINDGVRITNNSISNLEINALWTRAKGRAYFKEMWGFEKLNDDKGLFSLGGKYKFENGLSAKIYGLYAQDLFSAVGAKLMYDGYINDELSFGGMLHYAQSKEKKSDDKGKAFEATAYTKYQDTKLTLAYVTSGKEIGWGHMGLGGDQIVPFEEGDVMYERDAHTYYAMVSTMVEKLSITALYGTTQYKTVSTGDKTFRQNEFSAWLSYPLTSSLNAFVIYDQVFKAQPGYPSLTQVGAGLSYSF is encoded by the coding sequence ATGAAAAGAAGTTTAGCCTTAATTACATTATTAGCAAGCTGTGCTTTTGCAGATAGCCAAAGCATAGAAGAGGCGTTTAAAAACGGTAAAGCAAGTGGCGATGTGACTGTATTTTACGAAAATCGTCACATAAATGGCGGTGAAAAAAGCGTGTATTATAACAACACATCGTGGGCTGTTGGTTCGGTTGGGTTAAATTACGAAACTGATTTTTATAAAAATTTTAAAGCAGTAGTGGGCTTTAGAGCTGCTGCTCCTTTTTATGAAGGCGATAGGAATTACAAAACACTTCACGGAACTGGTGATTCGACAGAGAGAATTTATGAAAATGATAGATATTTACTTTCAAATTTATATCTTGAGTATAACGCGTATGATACAAGTGTAAAAATCGGTCGTCAGCAGATGGTTACTGACTGGATTGGCAAAATCAACGATGGAGTTCGCATCACAAACAACTCTATATCAAATTTAGAGATTAATGCGCTTTGGACTCGCGCAAAAGGTCGTGCGTATTTTAAAGAGATGTGGGGATTTGAAAAGCTAAATGATGATAAAGGGCTATTTAGCCTTGGTGGTAAATACAAATTTGAAAATGGTTTGAGTGCAAAAATTTATGGTTTATACGCTCAAGATTTATTTTCAGCTGTTGGCGCAAAGCTAATGTATGATGGCTATATAAACGATGAGCTTTCATTTGGTGGTATGCTTCACTATGCACAAAGCAAAGAGAAAAAAAGCGATGATAAAGGCAAAGCATTTGAAGCGACTGCTTATACAAAGTATCAAGACACAAAGCTAACTTTAGCCTATGTAACTTCTGGCAAAGAGATTGGCTGGGGACATATGGGGCTTGGAGGCGATCAAATCGTTCCTTTTGAAGAGGGAGATGTTATGTATGAACGAGATGCTCATACATACTACGCCATGGTTTCAACTATGGTAGAAAAGCTTTCAATCACAGCACTTTATGGAACAACACAGTATAAAACCGTATCAACTGGCGATAAGACTTTTAGACAAAATGAATTTAGCGCATGGCTAAGCTATCCGCTAACAAGTAGCCTAAATGCGTTTGTTATATATGATCAAGTATTTAAAGCACAACCTGGATATCCGAGTCTAACGCAAGTTGGGGCTGGATTAAGCTATAGTTTTTAA
- the recJ gene encoding single-stranded-DNA-specific exonuclease RecJ, which produces MLGKKEVRELLEKRFSKDIHTKISEIPLPCHLKDTYKAAMRIKTAINENERIAVVGDYDVDGVVSSVIMADFLELMGADFFVKIPNRFTDGYGLNASILDEFDGVDLIVTVDNGISAVDAAKICKEKKIDLIITDHHMPPPVLPDAYAIINPKQKECPFPNIEICGAEVAWYLVGALKDVCKIEYDMSLALDLLVIAIIADMMELRDMNRVLVRMGIKKLNLSKRPCFRAIKEFNAKDKFEFDDISFLIAPLINCTGRMDDASLSYKFLRSKNIKEANYYLETIVKLNTSRKEEEKNLYENSLLEISGDDEIIVTWGDDWHEGVIGIVASRLCKQYRKPAIVFSVDKDRAKGSARSVGKFDILRLIASQKDMLLSFGGHKGAAGLTIEPSNLEAFKKAINASCFLQDLNTPAYADELLGELDVGELDLEMLEILEFFEPYGQKNPKPVFCIQNALVRNVRYIGKDQIHIKISFEKDGAMVEGLFFNYDYMPCIGDSVNLIVSVIKNNFRGVVTPELLIKEIS; this is translated from the coding sequence ATGCTAGGTAAAAAAGAGGTTAGGGAGTTATTAGAAAAAAGGTTTAGTAAAGACATTCATACTAAAATTTCTGAAATTCCCTTGCCTTGCCATCTAAAAGATACCTACAAAGCAGCAATGCGTATAAAAACTGCGATAAATGAGAACGAGCGCATCGCTGTTGTTGGGGATTATGATGTAGATGGGGTTGTTAGTAGCGTTATAATGGCGGATTTTTTAGAACTCATGGGGGCGGATTTTTTTGTGAAAATTCCAAACCGCTTTACCGATGGGTATGGCTTAAACGCTAGCATTTTAGATGAATTTGATGGCGTTGATTTAATCGTTACGGTAGATAATGGCATAAGCGCTGTTGATGCGGCAAAAATTTGCAAAGAAAAAAAGATAGATTTAATTATAACAGATCACCATATGCCACCACCAGTGCTTCCTGATGCCTATGCGATAATAAATCCAAAGCAAAAAGAGTGTCCATTTCCAAATATCGAAATTTGCGGCGCTGAAGTCGCGTGGTATCTAGTTGGCGCGCTAAAAGATGTTTGCAAAATCGAGTATGATATGTCCCTTGCGCTAGATCTGCTTGTTATAGCGATAATCGCCGATATGATGGAGCTAAGAGATATGAACCGAGTCTTGGTTCGTATGGGTATAAAAAAGCTAAATTTATCCAAACGACCATGTTTTAGAGCTATAAAAGAATTTAACGCGAAAGATAAATTTGAGTTTGATGATATCAGCTTTCTTATAGCTCCACTTATCAACTGCACCGGCAGAATGGACGATGCGAGCCTATCGTATAAATTTCTTCGCTCAAAAAATATCAAAGAGGCAAACTACTACCTAGAAACCATCGTTAAGCTTAACACTTCAAGAAAAGAAGAAGAGAAAAATTTATATGAAAACTCTTTGCTCGAGATTAGTGGCGATGATGAGATAATCGTTACTTGGGGCGATGATTGGCATGAAGGCGTTATCGGCATAGTCGCTTCAAGACTTTGCAAGCAGTATAGAAAACCAGCTATTGTATTTAGCGTGGATAAAGATAGAGCAAAAGGAAGCGCAAGAAGCGTTGGGAAATTTGACATACTACGCCTAATCGCCTCTCAAAAAGATATGCTACTAAGCTTTGGCGGGCATAAAGGCGCAGCCGGACTTACAATCGAGCCTAGTAACTTAGAAGCGTTTAAAAAAGCGATAAATGCAAGCTGTTTTTTGCAGGATTTAAATACTCCAGCATACGCAGATGAGCTTCTTGGCGAGCTTGATGTTGGTGAGCTTGACCTGGAAATGCTTGAAATTTTAGAATTTTTTGAGCCGTACGGACAAAAAAACCCAAAGCCAGTTTTTTGTATCCAAAATGCGCTAGTTAGGAATGTCCGCTATATAGGAAAAGATCAAATTCATATAAAAATTTCATTTGAAAAAGATGGCGCGATGGTTGAAGGGCTGTTTTTTAACTATGATTATATGCCGTGCATTGGCGATAGCGTAAATTTGATAGTTTCTGTGATAAAAAACAACTTTCGAGGTGTCGTTACGCCAGAACTTCTTATAAAAGAGATAAGTTAA
- a CDS encoding DUF4492 domain-containing protein, producing MNLFKKILNFYICGFKDMKLGKTLWLVILIKLCIMFLLLKLFIFNQTLNTKFDSDKERSDFVYKNLTKD from the coding sequence ATGAATTTATTTAAAAAAATTTTAAATTTTTATATATGCGGTTTTAAAGACATGAAGCTTGGCAAGACCCTTTGGTTGGTGATTTTAATCAAACTTTGTATTATGTTTTTACTACTAAAACTCTTTATCTTCAACCAAACATTAAACACCAAATTTGACTCAGACAAAGAGCGCAGCGACTTCGTTTATAAAAATTTAACAAAGGATTGA
- a CDS encoding HAL/PAL/TAL family ammonia-lyase gives MKIIKSLSLAALLALSLNASSITLNGESITPKDIVLVSNGAKVEISKSALNKVDKAHNVLLQAAKDGQKIYGLTVGVGLNKDKSFVDAKGNLDAQVIKASTDFNIGLIHAHCGGVGEDMPLKTARAVLATRLNNLLYGGAGVQSEVVNLYKEFLNQDIIPAMPSAGSMGEADITILGHVGLAMLGEGYVYYKGEKMQASEALKKAGLKKLSPFGKDSLSILSSNAYSAALASLALEDLRHALDVSKLVFAISIEAFNGNVAPFTKEAANLRAFPDFVAITKDLREILKDSYLWDENDQRALQDPLSYRDASYFFAALKGNVDSLDKLMKIQLNTSDDNPGISLKTSPQTDKFQETKLFTKNGAVVPTSNFEPLLWVVEFEKASIVLAHNSKASALRTIKLSNDSFTKLTRFLGTDKTVHAFGAMQKPFVALAGENEYLANPASLDYTPVAGEIEDVATNAPYVVQKFQKQIDNYYHILGMELMHAAQAIDLRLQKDPNLKLSKTTKKFYDEYRKVVKFVDVDRPYTDDFRNSAVFLKNYK, from the coding sequence ATGAAAATTATCAAATCACTATCTTTAGCGGCTTTACTCGCACTTAGCCTAAATGCTTCAAGCATTACGCTTAATGGCGAGAGCATAACACCAAAAGATATAGTTCTTGTATCAAATGGCGCTAAGGTTGAGATAAGCAAAAGTGCTTTAAACAAAGTTGATAAAGCACATAATGTCTTGCTTCAAGCAGCAAAAGATGGACAAAAAATCTATGGTTTAACAGTTGGCGTTGGACTAAATAAAGATAAAAGTTTTGTCGATGCAAAAGGGAATTTAGACGCCCAAGTTATAAAAGCATCAACTGATTTTAACATCGGTTTGATTCACGCTCACTGTGGTGGTGTTGGCGAAGATATGCCACTTAAAACTGCTCGAGCGGTACTTGCAACAAGGCTAAATAACCTACTTTATGGAGGAGCTGGCGTTCAAAGCGAAGTTGTAAATTTATATAAAGAGTTTTTAAACCAAGATATCATTCCAGCTATGCCAAGTGCTGGTTCGATGGGTGAGGCTGATATCACCATACTAGGGCATGTTGGACTTGCGATGTTAGGCGAGGGTTATGTATATTATAAAGGTGAAAAAATGCAAGCGAGCGAGGCTTTAAAAAAAGCTGGGCTTAAAAAGCTATCTCCTTTTGGCAAAGATAGCCTAAGTATACTAAGCTCAAACGCATACTCAGCAGCACTTGCTAGCCTTGCACTTGAAGACTTAAGACATGCTTTAGACGTCTCAAAACTAGTCTTTGCTATAAGCATAGAAGCATTTAATGGCAATGTAGCGCCTTTTACAAAAGAAGCGGCAAATCTTCGTGCATTTCCTGATTTTGTTGCTATAACAAAAGATTTAAGAGAGATTTTAAAAGATAGCTATCTTTGGGATGAAAACGATCAAAGAGCCTTGCAAGATCCACTTAGCTACCGAGATGCCTCATACTTCTTCGCAGCCTTAAAAGGCAATGTAGACTCGCTTGATAAATTGATGAAAATTCAGCTAAACACATCTGATGATAATCCTGGAATTTCGTTAAAAACATCTCCGCAAACAGATAAATTTCAAGAAACTAAGCTCTTTACAAAAAATGGTGCAGTCGTGCCAACATCAAATTTCGAACCACTTCTTTGGGTTGTTGAATTTGAAAAAGCATCTATAGTTTTGGCTCACAACTCAAAAGCTAGCGCGCTTCGCACTATCAAGCTTTCAAACGATAGTTTTACAAAGTTAACTAGATTTTTAGGCACAGATAAAACAGTTCATGCATTTGGCGCTATGCAAAAACCATTTGTTGCACTTGCTGGAGAAAACGAATACCTAGCAAACCCAGCTTCGCTTGATTATACTCCAGTTGCTGGCGAGATTGAAGATGTCGCAACAAACGCACCATATGTAGTACAAAAATTCCAAAAACAAATCGATAACTACTATCACATCCTTGGTATGGAGCTTATGCATGCAGCTCAAGCGATTGATTTACGTTTGCAAAAAGATCCAAATTTAAAGCTTTCAAAAACAACAAAAAAATTTTATGATGAGTATAGAAAAGTCGTTAAATTTGTCGATGTTGATAGACCATACACTGATGATTTTAGAAACTCAGCTGTCTTTTTAAAAAATTATAAGTAA